A stretch of Campylobacter gracilis DNA encodes these proteins:
- a CDS encoding NUDIX domain-containing protein: MDTTIKNFKISELKSSNFVKPFRLNFEMDGVARAWDCVKVHDSVSILLYHTQRDALLLVKQFRPSVWFYQEENLINSPEKGYTYELCAGILDKGISEEQTAIEEVLEETGYAVKDLKFITSYYSALGFAANRQILYFACIDESMKLGSGGGVDGEKIELFYLPAAKVREFMFDEKIVRAPGLILAFQWFLSEFKA; the protein is encoded by the coding sequence ATGGATACTACTATAAAAAATTTTAAAATTTCCGAGCTTAAAAGCTCGAATTTCGTTAAACCCTTTCGCTTAAATTTTGAAATGGACGGCGTAGCGCGCGCGTGGGACTGCGTAAAGGTGCACGATAGCGTCTCGATCTTGCTTTATCATACGCAGCGCGACGCGCTTTTGCTCGTCAAGCAGTTTCGCCCCAGCGTGTGGTTTTATCAAGAGGAAAATTTGATAAATTCGCCCGAAAAGGGCTACACCTATGAGCTTTGCGCTGGCATTTTAGATAAGGGCATCAGCGAGGAACAAACGGCGATCGAAGAGGTGCTCGAGGAGACGGGATATGCCGTGAAAGATCTGAAATTTATCACGAGCTACTATAGCGCCCTTGGCTTTGCGGCGAACCGTCAAATTTTATACTTCGCGTGCATCGACGAATCGATGAAGCTAGGTAGCGGCGGCGGCGTGGACGGCGAGAAGATCGAGCTTTTCTACCTGCCTGCAGCCAAGGTGCGTGAGTTTATGTTCGACGAAAAGATCGTGCGCGCGCCGGGGCTGATCTTGGCATTTCAATGGTTTTTGAGCGAGTTTAAAGCTTAG
- a CDS encoding alpha/beta hydrolase: MRVLLRLCVIVACLYAAIAAGLYIFQERLIFLGEPLDKNFKFSFENSEFTGLVNAPESGAHLDMRASATQNSASTKSSADEGASAASGTKESGAAAGEIKSENTQTSSERVGENTSQDAATGNNANVAVIKFQEINIPFGGGSINGLKFSAAEPKGAILFFHGNFGDVSGWGAYGADFAALGYDFYIFDYPGYGKSDGKISSQQQLFTSADAMSRYVLAQHSPRKLAMIGYSIGSGIAAQQAAKWDATRLILLAPYFSFERLAHEKIPFVPKFLIRYKIPTAEFLQAARGTQITLIHGAADELIPVQHCRDLAGSLKAGDLFYEIPNARHNGLLAMPRIWEILKERLQ; this comes from the coding sequence ATGAGGGTTTTACTTAGGCTGTGCGTTATCGTGGCGTGCCTTTATGCAGCGATCGCGGCGGGACTTTATATCTTTCAGGAGCGGCTGATATTTTTGGGCGAGCCGCTAGATAAAAACTTCAAATTTAGCTTTGAAAATTCCGAATTTACAGGACTTGTAAACGCTCCCGAGAGCGGCGCGCATTTAGATATGCGGGCATCCGCTACGCAAAATAGCGCCTCTACGAAGAGCAGCGCGGATGAAGGTGCTTCCGCAGCGAGCGGCACAAAAGAAAGCGGCGCCGCAGCGGGTGAGATTAAAAGTGAAAACACCCAAACTAGCTCCGAGCGCGTCGGTGAAAATACTTCTCAGGATGCCGCTACGGGCAATAACGCAAACGTCGCTGTGATAAAATTTCAAGAGATCAATATCCCGTTCGGGGGCGGGTCTATAAACGGGCTGAAATTTAGCGCGGCAGAGCCTAAAGGCGCGATTTTGTTCTTTCACGGCAACTTCGGCGACGTGAGCGGCTGGGGTGCATACGGCGCGGATTTTGCGGCTTTGGGATACGATTTTTATATTTTCGATTACCCGGGCTACGGCAAATCGGACGGCAAAATTTCATCGCAGCAGCAGCTTTTTACGAGCGCGGATGCGATGAGCCGCTACGTTTTAGCGCAGCATTCGCCAAGAAAGCTCGCGATGATCGGCTACTCGATCGGAAGCGGCATCGCAGCGCAGCAGGCTGCGAAGTGGGACGCGACGCGGCTGATTTTGCTCGCGCCCTATTTTAGCTTCGAGCGGCTCGCGCATGAAAAAATCCCCTTCGTGCCGAAATTTTTGATCCGCTATAAGATTCCGACTGCGGAATTTTTGCAAGCGGCACGCGGCACTCAGATCACGCTCATCCACGGAGCCGCAGATGAGCTGATACCGGTGCAGCACTGCCGCGATCTTGCGGGATCTCTTAAGGCGGGCGATCTATTTTATGAAATACCAAACGCGCGGCATAATGGACTGCTGGCAATGCCCCGTATTTGGGAAATTTTAAAAGAGAGACTGCAATAA
- a CDS encoding trimeric intracellular cation channel family protein, which yields MSILELTECVGIASAALSGFLFGVKKGCDWLGIFIAAFLTALGGGIMRDTLVSREIYSFTHYAPVTIVLAVSAVAIFAKLYENRDLEGKFLFILTDAIDVISFSIVGAMVALSYNHNVFGVVLIAFCNGVGGGILRDVLLNEVPWFLHTGLYGTISMGVGLIYFVLDGLGLSGVVSVLILLVLGVAFRMMAYYKSWHLPKVEYKK from the coding sequence ATGAGTATTTTAGAGCTTACGGAGTGCGTGGGCATCGCTTCGGCGGCGCTTAGCGGGTTTTTATTCGGCGTTAAGAAGGGCTGCGATTGGCTTGGGATCTTTATCGCGGCGTTTTTGACTGCGCTTGGCGGCGGGATCATGCGCGACACCTTGGTAAGCCGCGAGATCTACTCATTTACGCACTACGCGCCCGTAACCATCGTGCTTGCGGTAAGCGCCGTAGCCATTTTTGCCAAACTTTACGAGAACCGCGATTTAGAGGGTAAATTTTTATTTATTCTAACCGATGCGATCGACGTCATAAGCTTTTCGATCGTTGGAGCGATGGTCGCGCTAAGCTACAATCACAACGTTTTCGGCGTAGTACTGATCGCATTTTGCAACGGCGTGGGTGGTGGCATTTTGCGCGACGTACTGCTGAACGAAGTGCCGTGGTTTTTACATACGGGGCTTTATGGCACGATAAGCATGGGCGTGGGCTTGATATATTTCGTGCTTGATGGATTGGGGCTTAGCGGCGTAGTTTCGGTGCTTATTTTGCTAGTTTTAGGGGTTGCGTTTCGCATGATGGCTTATTACAAATCTTGGCATCTGCCTAAAGTGGAGTATAAAAAATGA
- a CDS encoding aspartate aminotransferase family protein, whose product MNYLMDNFARVNVALVRGEGSIVYDEAGKDYVDFGAGIGVNCLGHANEIVLEAIGTQAAQIIHGSNIYRILPQEALAQKISELLGYRTYAVFCNSGAEANEAAIKMARKYGTVNFPNKKFEILTLRNSFHGRTLATLQATGQEKFHPEIFAPYMPGFKFFDDIEEIIAHIDENSVAVMIELVQGEGGIKPLDKASVQKLAAVLKERKLLLITDEVQCGVYRTGEFATSQIYGIRPDIITFAKGLAGGVPIGACVAQQNIFAPGEHGSTFGGNFLATSTALAVLSQLQFLKASGKLDKTIKRFIKKLDAIAADYPSLIEKRVGLGLMQGLVLRDEKNLGEIFNKALQNGLLILKSGKRTLRFLPALNIKKSEIKEGFARLRKSLDEIVRA is encoded by the coding sequence ATGAACTATTTGATGGATAATTTCGCGCGCGTAAACGTAGCGCTAGTAAGAGGCGAGGGCTCGATAGTCTATGATGAAGCGGGCAAGGACTACGTGGATTTTGGCGCGGGTATCGGCGTAAACTGTCTAGGGCACGCAAACGAGATCGTCTTAGAAGCGATCGGCACGCAAGCCGCGCAGATCATCCACGGCTCAAATATCTATAGAATTCTGCCCCAAGAAGCCCTGGCTCAAAAGATTAGCGAGCTTTTGGGGTACCGTACATACGCGGTGTTTTGCAACTCGGGCGCGGAGGCGAACGAAGCTGCGATCAAAATGGCGCGCAAATACGGCACCGTAAACTTCCCTAATAAAAAATTTGAAATTCTAACTCTGCGAAATTCATTCCACGGCCGCACGCTAGCGACGCTACAAGCTACCGGGCAGGAGAAATTTCATCCGGAAATTTTTGCGCCCTATATGCCCGGGTTTAAATTTTTCGACGATATCGAGGAGATCATCGCGCACATCGATGAAAACAGCGTCGCCGTGATGATCGAGCTAGTCCAGGGCGAGGGCGGCATTAAACCTCTGGATAAGGCTAGCGTGCAAAAGCTGGCGGCTGTTTTAAAAGAGAGAAAGCTGCTTTTAATCACCGACGAGGTGCAGTGTGGCGTATATCGCACGGGCGAGTTTGCGACGTCGCAAATTTACGGCATCCGCCCCGACATCATCACCTTTGCCAAAGGTCTTGCGGGCGGCGTGCCGATCGGCGCGTGCGTGGCGCAGCAAAACATTTTCGCTCCGGGCGAGCACGGCAGCACCTTCGGCGGTAACTTTTTGGCGACCTCTACGGCGCTTGCGGTGCTTTCGCAGCTTCAGTTTTTAAAAGCGAGCGGCAAGCTTGATAAGACTATAAAAAGATTTATCAAAAAACTAGACGCCATCGCCGCAGACTATCCTAGCCTGATCGAAAAGCGCGTGGGGCTCGGTCTGATGCAGGGCCTCGTGTTGCGCGATGAAAAAAATCTGGGCGAGATCTTTAACAAAGCCCTGCAAAACGGGCTTTTGATCCTAAAATCCGGTAAGCGCACCCTTAGATTTTTGCCTGCATTAAATATCAAAAAATCCGAGATCAAAGAGGGCTTCGCGCGCCTACGCAAAAGCCTGGACGAGATAGTGCGGGCGTGA
- a CDS encoding SAM-dependent methyltransferase produces MKFSDFFEGWLNERYYANAAKIGKSGDFYTAVSVGSFFGICIAHEILRLSADFGATQALSLDAATSPIASRQNFAANPGEPNLDIVLAEKSQNNAKIAIVEIGSHDGRLLCDIAQAIFTLGGVAALNRFSFAIIEPHERLRELQRASFVECFGGEIALKHFASAREAKFKDVIFVANELFDAFKCEAVDGENMLFIKSGAAKFAPIKEGEILTIARRFGISRGEIPVGYFRFAREICASAQRFYFIAFDYGQMGASGDFSLRIYRNHEVFSFFEVQNLSDFYGKSDLTYDVNFEILRAAFEDAGAAATDFKRQIAALMDFGAVQLLELFMQKSGEKGYHNALLQFNHLRAEFGEKFKMIKFKKGL; encoded by the coding sequence GTGAAATTTAGCGATTTTTTTGAGGGCTGGCTAAACGAGAGATACTACGCAAATGCCGCTAAAATCGGCAAGAGCGGCGATTTTTACACCGCCGTGAGCGTAGGGAGCTTCTTTGGGATCTGCATCGCGCACGAAATTTTACGCCTAAGCGCTGATTTTGGCGCGACGCAAGCATTAAGCTTAGATGCGGCGACAAGCCCAATTGCATCGCGGCAAAATTTTGCGGCTAATCCCGGCGAACCAAATTTAGATATTGTGCTCGCAGAAAAATCGCAAAATAACGCCAAAATCGCTATCGTAGAGATAGGATCGCACGACGGGCGGCTGCTTTGCGACATAGCGCAAGCTATATTTACGCTAGGCGGTGTGGCGGCGCTTAATAGATTTAGTTTTGCGATCATCGAGCCGCACGAGCGTCTGCGCGAGCTACAGCGGGCGAGCTTTGTGGAGTGCTTCGGCGGCGAAATCGCGCTAAAGCACTTTGCAAGCGCGCGCGAGGCGAAATTTAAAGATGTGATCTTTGTGGCAAATGAGCTTTTCGACGCCTTTAAATGCGAGGCGGTGGATGGCGAAAATATGCTTTTTATAAAAAGCGGTGCGGCAAAATTTGCCCCCATAAAAGAAGGCGAAATTTTGACCATCGCGCGCAGATTCGGTATCTCGCGCGGCGAAATCCCGGTCGGATACTTTCGCTTTGCGCGCGAAATTTGTGCCAGCGCGCAGCGGTTTTATTTCATCGCCTTCGATTACGGGCAGATGGGCGCTAGCGGCGATTTTAGCCTGCGGATCTACCGAAATCACGAAGTTTTTAGCTTCTTTGAGGTGCAAAACTTGAGCGATTTTTACGGCAAAAGCGATCTTACCTACGACGTAAATTTTGAAATTTTACGCGCGGCGTTTGAGGACGCGGGCGCGGCGGCGACGGATTTTAAAAGACAGATCGCAGCTTTGATGGACTTTGGCGCGGTCCAGCTTTTAGAGCTTTTTATGCAAAAAAGCGGCGAGAAGGGCTATCACAACGCGCTTTTGCAGTTCAATCACCTGCGCGCGGAGTTTGGCGAGAAGTTTAAGATGATAAAATTTAAAAAGGGGCTTTGA
- a CDS encoding RsmD family RNA methyltransferase — protein sequence MAKFSKPDGALFTQISSGIYKGKKLALPALSSTRSTKSIVKGSFFDTWRAELRGATFIECFGGSGAMALEALSNGAKNVYAIEKDAVAHKIMRKNFELFGLGANAILGDCFERLPEILHELQAGTNGCSGANSLNLSGKNFKNHANDDACCKNSSSEKEGCRKSFSSVEQGKNGYRAAQSIEAEDNAQSGVKNLAKCGTGNGAPDSAQNGAQSGTNGDHASEGFGDCARIGDYAGASSIKYCVNSLATDVASFSEKFDDNCASQYDASGTETANCNLNLNSKCGESSNFDVNRGAGLDVGCEEKKSLNLGENFDSSCRKSLHSSANFVYDSRKNSTENSDGKFSPKCEENSRPNVNLTRGSRKNSAANSRENFSCGLGESSTANGLGECSAVNFSESHTANSSENSVSDPARRVFVYLDPPFAIRQGFGEIYERVLALIARLGSVQCELLIAIEHMSELELPPKIGDFALLKSRKFGATTMSYYAR from the coding sequence ATGGCTAAATTTTCCAAACCTGACGGCGCGCTCTTTACGCAAATTTCAAGCGGCATTTACAAAGGTAAAAAGCTCGCTCTGCCCGCGCTTTCGAGCACGCGCAGCACGAAAAGCATCGTAAAGGGCTCGTTTTTCGATACGTGGCGGGCGGAGTTGCGCGGCGCGACGTTTATCGAGTGCTTCGGCGGCAGCGGTGCGATGGCGCTTGAAGCGCTAAGCAACGGCGCAAAAAACGTTTATGCGATCGAAAAGGATGCCGTCGCGCATAAGATAATGCGGAAAAATTTCGAGCTTTTTGGGCTCGGCGCAAATGCGATTTTGGGCGATTGCTTCGAGCGACTACCCGAAATTTTGCACGAGCTGCAAGCGGGCACGAACGGATGCTCGGGCGCGAATTCGTTAAATTTGAGCGGCAAAAATTTCAAAAACCATGCCAACGACGACGCCTGCTGTAAAAATTCAAGCAGCGAAAAAGAGGGTTGCCGCAAAAGCTTTAGTAGCGTAGAGCAGGGCAAGAACGGATACCGCGCCGCGCAAAGCATCGAAGCGGAAGATAACGCGCAAAGTGGCGTGAAAAATTTAGCTAAATGCGGCACGGGAAACGGTGCGCCTGACAGCGCGCAAAATGGCGCGCAGAGCGGCACAAATGGTGATCACGCGAGCGAGGGCTTTGGCGATTGTGCCCGGATTGGCGATTATGCGGGCGCTTCTAGTATAAAATACTGCGTTAATTCGCTAGCCACGGACGTCGCGAGCTTTAGCGAAAAGTTTGACGATAACTGCGCTTCTCAATACGACGCTAGCGGCACCGAGACCGCTAATTGCAACTTAAATTTAAACTCAAAATGCGGCGAAAGCTCTAATTTTGACGTAAATCGCGGTGCGGGCTTAGACGTGGGCTGCGAAGAGAAAAAAAGCTTAAATTTAGGCGAAAATTTTGATTCTAGCTGCAGAAAAAGTTTACATTCAAGCGCAAATTTCGTCTATGATTCAAGAAAAAATTCTACTGAGAATTCTGACGGAAAATTTAGCCCCAAGTGTGAAGAAAATTCACGCCCAAACGTAAATTTAACCCGCGGTTCAAGAAAAAATTCTGCCGCTAACTCCCGTGAAAATTTCTCCTGCGGTTTAGGCGAAAGCTCTACCGCAAACGGCTTAGGCGAATGCTCTGCCGTAAATTTTAGCGAAAGCCATACCGCAAATTCTAGTGAAAATTCCGTCTCCGATCCCGCGCGCAGAGTGTTTGTATATCTGGACCCGCCGTTTGCGATCAGGCAGGGCTTTGGTGAGATTTACGAGCGCGTGTTGGCGCTAATAGCGCGCCTAGGCTCCGTGCAGTGCGAGCTGCTAATCGCGATCGAGCATATGAGCGAGCTTGAGCTGCCGCCTAAAATCGGCGATTTCGCGCTGCTTAAATCGCGCAAATTCGGCGCTACAACGATGAGTTACTACGCAAGATGA
- a CDS encoding TIGR02757 family protein translates to MKSLKQILDYYADLKNCDADLFGAPDPLQVAKGHRNDVVALICALFAYGNAAQILKFLRSLDFSLLDESDECIGAELAGKKYRFQSPRDVAEIFITLKRLKNSLSIEESVLRGMQKNGRIEDGINFLIGEIYRLNPYRSQGYEFFFGRGFAQRPASPYKRYNLFLRWAVRDSDIDLGLYKKIEKSRLLIPLDTHTHKVSLKLGLIDRKSYDFEAVLQLTQSLRRFDPSDPIKYDFALYRLGQSGEIDKILPVLSASLDKTAK, encoded by the coding sequence ATGAAAAGCTTAAAGCAAATTTTAGATTATTACGCCGATTTGAAAAATTGCGACGCGGATCTTTTCGGCGCGCCCGATCCGCTGCAGGTCGCAAAGGGACATCGAAACGACGTCGTAGCGCTCATCTGCGCGCTGTTTGCTTACGGCAACGCGGCTCAAATTTTAAAATTCCTTCGCTCGCTTGATTTTTCTCTTTTAGACGAGAGCGATGAGTGCATTGGTGCGGAACTTGCGGGCAAAAAGTATAGATTTCAAAGCCCGCGCGACGTCGCTGAAATTTTTATAACTTTAAAGCGGCTTAAAAATAGCCTTAGCATCGAGGAGAGCGTGCTTCGCGGCATGCAAAAAAACGGACGGATCGAGGATGGGATAAATTTTTTAATTGGCGAAATTTACAGATTAAATCCTTATCGCAGCCAGGGATATGAGTTTTTTTTCGGGCGCGGCTTCGCGCAAAGGCCCGCGTCGCCGTACAAGCGCTACAATCTTTTCCTGCGCTGGGCGGTGCGCGACAGCGACATCGATCTGGGGCTGTACAAAAAGATCGAAAAATCGCGCCTCCTCATCCCGCTCGATACCCACACGCATAAAGTTTCACTTAAGCTTGGGCTGATCGATCGCAAGAGTTACGATTTTGAGGCGGTTTTGCAGCTTACGCAAAGCTTAAGGCGCTTCGATCCGAGCGATCCCATCAAATACGACTTCGCGCTGTATCGCCTTGGACAGAGCGGCGAGATAGATAAAATTTTACCTGTACTAAGCGCGAGTTTAGATAAAACTGCGAAGTAA
- a CDS encoding TSUP family transporter, with translation MELELWQFAVLFAAAFFGGFIDSIAGGGGLISLPALLAVGIPPHVAIATNRFQGSFGSFTAALNFIRKGYVDVAEILRGVVFTFIGGLVGAYVLLLIDAKFLNYLIPILLLALFFYMIFSPNLGEAPAKPKMSKKSFYAIFGLVLGFYDGFFGPGTGSFWTFALVGILGLYMKKAVAHTKVLNFTSNIVSLGVFIIGGQILWLVGAVMAVGQIAGSFAGSSLVMRCDVKFVRKMLLFVVAATILKLLYGLIAN, from the coding sequence ATGGAGCTTGAACTTTGGCAGTTTGCGGTGCTTTTTGCGGCGGCGTTTTTCGGCGGATTTATCGACTCGATCGCGGGCGGCGGCGGGCTGATTTCGCTGCCTGCGCTGCTTGCCGTGGGTATCCCGCCGCATGTAGCGATCGCCACAAATAGATTTCAAGGCAGCTTCGGAAGCTTCACCGCCGCTTTAAATTTCATCCGCAAGGGTTACGTCGATGTGGCGGAGATCTTGCGCGGCGTGGTTTTTACGTTTATCGGCGGACTCGTCGGCGCTTATGTCCTGCTTCTAATCGATGCGAAATTCCTAAACTACCTCATTCCGATCCTGCTACTGGCGCTTTTCTTTTATATGATTTTTTCGCCAAACCTTGGCGAAGCGCCCGCCAAACCCAAGATGTCAAAAAAGAGCTTTTACGCTATTTTCGGGCTTGTTTTGGGCTTTTACGACGGATTTTTCGGCCCCGGTACGGGCTCGTTTTGGACGTTTGCGCTCGTAGGAATTTTAGGGCTTTATATGAAAAAGGCGGTCGCGCACACGAAGGTTTTAAATTTTACCTCAAACATCGTCTCTTTAGGCGTTTTTATCATCGGTGGGCAAATTTTATGGCTCGTCGGAGCGGTGATGGCGGTCGGACAGATCGCGGGCAGCTTCGCAGGTTCAAGTCTAGTGATGCGATGCGACGTGAAATTCGTGCGCAAGATGCTTCTGTTCGTCGTTGCCGCGACGATTTTAAAGCTACTTTACGGACTGATTGCAAATTGA
- a CDS encoding RidA family protein, which translates to MQIISTPDAAQAIGPYSQAIKAGGFIFTSGQIALKPDGEFVAGGVEAQTRQVLQNLAAILKEAGATLQDAVKTTIFLADMGDFAAVNEIYAAAFGEHKPARSTVQVAKLPKGALVEIEVIALARA; encoded by the coding sequence ATGCAGATTATTTCGACTCCTGATGCGGCGCAGGCCATCGGACCGTACTCTCAGGCGATCAAGGCGGGCGGGTTCATCTTTACCTCGGGACAGATCGCGCTTAAGCCCGACGGCGAGTTTGTCGCGGGCGGCGTGGAGGCGCAGACGAGGCAGGTTTTGCAAAACCTCGCCGCGATCCTGAAAGAAGCGGGCGCGACGCTGCAAGATGCCGTCAAAACGACGATTTTCCTAGCCGATATGGGTGATTTTGCCGCGGTGAACGAGATATACGCAGCGGCATTCGGCGAGCACAAGCCGGCTCGTAGCACGGTGCAGGTCGCCAAACTCCCCAAGGGGGCGCTTGTGGAGATCGAAGTAATAGCGCTGGCTAGGGCTTAG
- a CDS encoding DUF6892 domain-containing protein translates to MRPDGIFIGGVNCEFDLAKLNEALGQPRVIDDGEGKSRYFWDEAGIFAFVRAGELAEPKLTEMILMLEVAKGVQHEVPHKLYGGAFTLEGRPPLEAVPEQELRGAYIFLELSLGKFEVSLALAEAVQERIGAMDFAERFAKRDTDEIADIVRAAKMPIGRVCINQKEKKVKRKPSDKFKLPRAAGETLAFKNLNFKVAVMNELMYEKALLEPKFDVFEYCEERGIDPYADFGALPQAKKWFKDYPVPANLAEQVSELYLDGGNEIYLQIAPDWDGEDELFDIKNIDAAELAQFKNLKKIETTGIDISKKARKACADAGITVVD, encoded by the coding sequence GTGCGTCCGGACGGCATTTTCATCGGCGGCGTAAATTGCGAATTTGATCTGGCTAAGCTTAACGAAGCTTTGGGGCAGCCGCGCGTGATCGATGACGGAGAGGGCAAAAGCCGCTATTTTTGGGATGAGGCGGGGATTTTCGCCTTCGTGCGCGCAGGCGAGCTAGCAGAGCCGAAGCTTACCGAGATGATTTTGATGCTTGAGGTCGCAAAGGGCGTGCAGCACGAGGTTCCGCACAAGCTATACGGCGGCGCGTTCACGCTAGAGGGCAGACCGCCGCTTGAGGCCGTGCCGGAGCAGGAGCTGCGCGGCGCATATATATTTTTGGAGCTTAGCCTGGGCAAATTCGAAGTCTCACTAGCTCTAGCCGAGGCCGTGCAGGAGCGCATAGGCGCGATGGACTTTGCCGAGCGCTTCGCTAAGCGCGACACCGACGAGATTGCAGACATCGTGCGAGCTGCGAAAATGCCGATAGGGCGCGTCTGCATCAATCAAAAAGAGAAAAAGGTAAAACGAAAGCCGAGCGATAAATTTAAGCTTCCGCGCGCGGCCGGCGAGACACTAGCGTTTAAAAATTTAAATTTCAAAGTCGCCGTGATGAACGAACTGATGTACGAAAAAGCCCTACTGGAGCCCAAATTTGACGTGTTTGAGTACTGCGAGGAGCGCGGCATCGATCCGTATGCGGATTTTGGCGCCCTGCCGCAAGCCAAAAAGTGGTTTAAGGACTATCCGGTCCCCGCAAATCTGGCGGAGCAGGTTAGCGAGCTCTATCTTGACGGCGGAAACGAAATTTATCTGCAAATCGCGCCTGATTGGGACGGCGAGGATGAGCTTTTCGATATCAAAAACATTGACGCCGCCGAGCTTGCGCAATTCAAAAACCTTAAGAAAATCGAAACGACCGGCATCGACATATCTAAAAAGGCGCGAAAAGCCTGCGCAGATGCGGGGATCACGGTAGTTGATTGA